The Stomoxys calcitrans chromosome 3, idStoCalc2.1, whole genome shotgun sequence genome includes a region encoding these proteins:
- the LOC131996435 gene encoding uncharacterized protein LOC131996435 → MDISEYKAPTNIRQCLLCERYHSLRFCREFLNMDVGRRRREVRRLGYCLNCLARSHKSWECTSEVACRECGGEHHTLLHIEPLPRLTLAQMDKGRVAADLSRLIKNRQSTEQRGRHGESKTKERSGDRSRHDRRHKQTNRNPKVPASRQNVSQPRKILETAMKALQRLQDALV, encoded by the coding sequence GGCGCCCACTAACATTCGCCAATGCCTTTTGTGTGAGCGATACCACTCATTAAGATTTTGCAGGGAATTCTTGAATATGGATGTTGGTCGTCGGCGCAGAGAAGTGAGGCGGCTAGGGTACTGTCTGAACTGCTTGGCTCGCTCCCACAAATCTTGGGAATGTACGTCTGAGGTCGCCTGCCGAGAGTGCGGAGGGGAGCACCATACACTATTACATATTGAGCCGTTGCCTCGCCTCACCTTGGCTCAAATGGACAAGGGACGGGTTGCAGCCGACTTAAGCCGTCTAATAAAAAACCGGCAGTCCACCGAGCAACGCGGGAGACATGGAGAATCTAAGACAAAGGAACGCTCAGGTGATAGAAGTAGACATGATCGCAGGCACAAACAGACGAACCGAAATCCAAAAGTCCCAGCCAGTCGCCAAAATGTCTCACAGCCCCGCAAAATATTGGAAACGGCTATGAAAGCCCTGCAACGACTTCAAGATGCCCTCGTGTGA